The following is a genomic window from Nitrospirota bacterium.
GGGGACCGGAAGCCGGCCTTTGTCCCGCTTGCCGTCCCTCATACCCGCTCCCTTTACTTCTCGAACCGCTTCTCCCGCTACCGCTGTCGGGCCAGGACCGCGGGGCCGGTTTTCGCCTGGTATCCGGCCTTCCCGAGACTGCCCCTGTTGCGGACCTGCCAATGCCTGTTCTCATTGCCGGGCGGCTCGTGGCAGATCTTGATGAAGGGCGGGCACTGCTGTCTTTTCGCGGCCCATAACCCGGAACTGCACCCGGCCCCCTGCTTTCTGGAACACTCCTTCTCGTACTGGGCCAGGGGCGCTGGTCCGGCTTTCGTCTGACTTCCGTCTTCCCCATGGCTGCCCTGGCTGCGGGCCTTCCAATGCCTGTTCTCATTGTCGGTCGGCTCGTGGCCGGACGTGATGTCGGACTGTACGTGCTGTCCCCTCGCGAGTTGCTGCTTGCAAATACCTTCGGACCATCGAACGACCTCTTCTGCTGAGAAGCCGACAACTTGACCACCTGGTTCCGTCTCAGCCCGTCCTTTGTATCCTGCATAGCAGGGATCCGAACACCCGACTTCTGACTTCGCGCACCAATCGCCGGACGCCCTGAACCGCTTATTACACCTCGAACCTTGACCCCGGACCCCGGACCCTCTGCCCTCCACGGCCTGGCATCCGCCTGAGCACCCCGGTGAGCCGGCTTCGTGCTTCTCGCGCCCATCGGCCGCCGTTCGTCTCTGCCCGTATTCACTGCCCTCCATGGCCTGGTATCAGCTTGAGCACCCCGGTGAGCCGGCTTCATGCCTCTCGCGCTCATCGGCTGCCGTACGTCTCTGCCCGTATTCACTGCCCTCTGCGGTCTGACTGCCTCCTTCTTGCTCCTGACCACCGGCTCCTGGATACTGACCCCTGTTTTCTGGGCCATTTCCAGCAGTCCACTCACCTCGGCAGGAGTCAAATAGCGGAATGTCCCTTCCGGCAGACTGCCGAGCGTAAGACTGCCTGTTCTGATCCTCTTCAATTTGATCACCGAGTGGCCCACGCGGTCGAACATGCGCCGTACCTGGCGCTTCCGTCCTTCGTGGATCGTGATCTCGAGCCAGGAGTTGGCCTCTTCTTTTCGGACCTTCTTGAGCTTTGCCGGAGCGGTCTTTCCGTCATCGAGATAAATTCCCTGCTCAAGGTTGTCTATCTGACTGTCTTCGAGAAAGCCCTTTACCTTCGCCAGATAGGTCTTGGGAAATTCATGTTTTGGGTGGGTGATCAAGTGCGCGAAATCCCCGTCATTCGTCAGGATCAGCATGCCCTCGGTGTTGTAGTCAAGCCTCCCCACCGGATACACGCGGACCTTGATGCCTTTCAGCAGGTCCTGCACCGTTGGCCTGCCTTCAGGGTCGGACATGGTCGTGACAAAACCCGCGGGCTTGTTCAGCATAACGTAGACCTTGGGCTGTTGAGGATTGATGAGCTTGCCATCCACCTTGATATGGTCTTTGTCCGCATCGGCCTTGGTGCCGAGCTCGGTCACCACCTGGCCGTTCACGCGCACCCTTCCTTCGGCGATGAGCTCTTCCGCCGCGCGGCGCGATGTCACCCCCGCGGCGGCTATGATCTTCTGGATACGTTCTAACATAAGGTCCTTTCATTATAACAAAAGCAATTATTGTTGTTATTTCATTTGTAGGGCAACCCTTCAGAGCCTGTCCTGAGCCAGTCGAAGGAGTTGCTAAAGCAAGGCTAAAGCCTTGCCCTACAGGTAACATTACTTATTATACCGGTAGCCAGAGGGAAATGCAATCAAGGCTGGTGCCTGCTGAATCCCGCAAGTGAGTGCTCACACACAGTGAACCGCTCTGTCAGAATAAAACAACAAAGCCCCGTGTTCTTCAACCAAACACGGGGCCCGTGGATGTGTTATCAGATTTCAGCGTTCCTTCTTCGCCAGCCACTCCTTCAGCCTCGGACACTTTTGCTTCGCGCGGTTGTCAGTGCAGTCGCCGCAGATGGTCATGTCCTGACTGCAAGGACTAAATCCTCCGGTACTGTGGCTGTCCAATGTTTTCTTAATCCTCGCGCTGCGCGCTTTTTCAATATTCGTTACTTTCGACATGATTGGTAAAGTCTTTTGAAGGAATTATCGGACCGGCCTTTCCTTCCGCACTCCGCACTCCGAAATCCGCACTCGTTAGTCCAACCTGTAGTTCGGCGCTTCCTTGGTGATCACCACGTCGTGCACATGCGACTCGCGAAGTCCCGCGCTCGTGATCTTGATGAATTGCGCCCGTTCCTTCAGCGCCTTCAAAGACTCGCACCCGCAGTAACCCATGCCTGCCCGCACACCGCCGATAAGCTGATGCACGCTTGCCGAGAGGGTCCCCTTATAGGGCACCCTGCCCTCGATGCCCTCGGGGACGAGCTTGGCAAGCTCTTCCTCGTGTGCCTGGAAGTAGCGGTCCTTGCTGCCCCGCTCCATGGCGCCGATGGAACCCATGCCGCGATAAACCTTGTAGCTTCTGCCCTGCAATAACACCGTTTCGCCAGGGCTTTCCTCGGTGCCGGCAAAGAGGCCGCCGATCATGACGGAAGAAGCCCCTGCCGCGAGCACTTTAGTGATGTCCCCGGAGAATTTGATGCCGCCATCGGCAATGACCGGGATGCCGGCCTTGTCCGCCTCTTTGCAGCAATCCATGACCGCGGTGATCTGCGGCACGCCCGCGCCGGATACAACCCGCGTGGTGCAGATGGAACCGGGGCCGATGCCGATCTTCAAGCAGTCCGCTCCCGCCCTGATAAGGTCCTTTGCCGCCTCGGCGGTAGCGATGTTCCCTGCCACCACATCGAGGTCCGGATATTTCTTCTTGATGGCCCTGACCGTGTCGAGCACGCCCTGGGAATGTCCATGCGCCGTGTCCACCACAACGATGTCCACGCCGGCCTCCAAAAGTTCGGGCACGCGTTCGGAATAGTCGCCCACGCCGACGGCCGCGCCGACGCGCAGTCTGCCGTGCTTGTCTTTGCAGGCATTCGGGTACTTGATCTTCTTCTCAATGTCCTTGATGGTTATGAGGCCGCGCAGGCTGAAATCCTTGTCCACGATCAAGAGCTTTTCGATTTTGTACTTCTGAAGGATCTTCATGGCCTTTTCAAGCGTGGTCCCGAGCGGCGCGGTAACGAGATGGTCCTTGGTCATGACCTCGGAGACCTTGAGGCTCAACCTGGTCTCGAACCGGAGGTCGCGGTTAGTGAGGATACCAACGAGCTTGTTGCCCTTGGTCACGGGCACGCCCGAGATGCGGTACTTCTTCATGAGCTCCAGTGCGTCGGTTATCTTGGCATTCGGCGAGATGGTGATAGGATCGATGATCATGCCGCTTTCCGATTTCTTGACCTTGTCCACCTCCTCGGCCTGCACATTGATGGGAAGCGCCTTATGAATGAATCCGAGGCCCCCTTCCTGGGCGAGGGCGATGGCGAGCTTGGTCTCGGTCACCGTGTCCATGGCCGCGCTCACCAGCGGGATGTTGAGGCTTATATTCTTGGTGAGCTGCGTCCGGACGTCCACGTCCTTCGGCAGGACATCTGATTTTGCGGGTAAAAGCAGTACATCGTCAAAGGTGAGACCTTCTCGAATCGGACCGACAACCATGGGATTCTCCTTGTGAACAAAAAAGGTAACTGCTCAGGTCAACACATTATCCACAGATTACGCAGATTTCATAGATTAAAACAAACTTGAATTATTTTTTAAATCTGCGTCCATCTGCGAAATCTGCGGATAAAAGCATCGTGCATCAGTGCTTCAGGATGGAATATTTTACCACACCGGGAGCGAAACCTCAAGACAAACCGGATTATTCAAAACCGGATTGCCTGTTCAAG
Proteins encoded in this region:
- the guaB gene encoding IMP dehydrogenase, whose translation is MVVGPIREGLTFDDVLLLPAKSDVLPKDVDVRTQLTKNISLNIPLVSAAMDTVTETKLAIALAQEGGLGFIHKALPINVQAEEVDKVKKSESGMIIDPITISPNAKITDALELMKKYRISGVPVTKGNKLVGILTNRDLRFETRLSLKVSEVMTKDHLVTAPLGTTLEKAMKILQKYKIEKLLIVDKDFSLRGLITIKDIEKKIKYPNACKDKHGRLRVGAAVGVGDYSERVPELLEAGVDIVVVDTAHGHSQGVLDTVRAIKKKYPDLDVVAGNIATAEAAKDLIRAGADCLKIGIGPGSICTTRVVSGAGVPQITAVMDCCKEADKAGIPVIADGGIKFSGDITKVLAAGASSVMIGGLFAGTEESPGETVLLQGRSYKVYRGMGSIGAMERGSKDRYFQAHEEELAKLVPEGIEGRVPYKGTLSASVHQLIGGVRAGMGYCGCESLKALKERAQFIKITSAGLRESHVHDVVITKEAPNYRLD